In Mustela erminea isolate mMusErm1 chromosome 15, mMusErm1.Pri, whole genome shotgun sequence, the following proteins share a genomic window:
- the LOC116574567 gene encoding translation initiation factor IF-2-like — protein MANRNNYEKWPAQPVSTPFLLSDGRRTIRDANPDPDASVPPAVRGATARSPGSADGAAGHDDPGAAPVPAPRSAFPAPPSRRSPRPDASRDRSAGRSPEGTARQPPLARGPRGARPEASNGKRPPRAHARPRPGPRAAPAAAAQTFGTTRLPGGRGTPGAASVRPGARTSPAAGGRPGAPGVGTRSPRPGREAPLPAQHRLSGPSRTRAPVPAGLGPAAPSALSIPRTAAASAGRTNTPRPSRDCVGSRTARPGRGARPQRDDAGPERRPTRTGAGKRAPPAPRTEPRRAQRPSLKTERGGLPAASPLVPGAVGVGSASLGAAGREPCEPREPCDPRLSPARRPGTSACGGGGNRSRHFRRRGGPLDARASFRQSGARRSATGLGRAGGRGTQTRFPSAPAGPSGGRAHARAPAARARACACAAQPLGRPPCRRASRSSRGPRARLPPSFPSVDAAAAHRCNKCTNTGC, from the exons TGGCCTGCCCA GCCGGTTTCCACCCCGTTCCTGCTCAGCGACGGTCGCCGCACAATACGTGACGCTAACCCTGACCCGGACGCCTCCGTTCC CCCGGCCGTCCGCGGAGCCACCGCACGGTCACCGGGCTCCGCGGACGGCGCCGCGGGCCACGACGACCCAGGAGCAGCGCCGGTGCCTGCCCCACGCTCCGCCTTCCCCGCGCCTCCAAGTCGGCGCAGCCCCCGTCCCGACGCATCCCGGGACCGCTCCGCCGGACGGAGCCCCGAGGGCACAGCCAGGCAGCCGCCCCTCGCCCGCGGGCCTCGGGGAGCGAGACCGGAGGCCTCCAACGGGAAACGGCCTCCCCGAGCTCACGCCCGCCCGCGGCCAGGTCCCAGGgccgctcccgccgccgccgcccagaCCTTCGGAACGACGCGTCTCCCCGGCGGCCGCGGCACCCCGGGAGCAGCAAGCGTGCGGCCCGGCGCCCGGACGAGTCCCGCGGCCGGAGGACGACCCGGGGCCCCCGGCGTCGGGACacgctccccccgccccggccgggAAGCCCCGCTTCCCGCGCAGCATCGCCTCAGCGGGCCGAGCCGCACCCGCGCTCCGGTCCCCGCAGGCCTCGGCCCCGCGGCACCTTCCGCCCTTTCCATTCCGAGGACGGCGGCGGCCTCCGCGGGGAGAACGAACACCCCGAGGCCTTCCCGGGACTGCGTCGGCTCACGGACAGCGAGGCCAGGCCGCGGCGCACGGCCGCAGCGGGACGACGCGGGACCCGAGCGGCGGCCCACACGCACGGGCGCCGGCAAGCGGGCGCCACCCGCTCCGCGCACGGAGCCCCGAAGGGCCCAGCGGCCCAGCCTGAAGACGGAGCGGGGCGGCCTCCCCGCTGCGTCGCCGCTCGTTCCCGGAGCCGTCGGGGTCGGGAGCGCTTCCCTCGGCGCGGCCGGACGCGAGCCCTGCGAGCCCCGCGAGCCCTGCGACCCGCGACTCAGCCCCGCTCGGCGCCCAGGTACCTCCgcgtgcggggggggggggaaccggTCACGTCACTTCCGTAGGCGGGGCGGGCCGCTCGACGCGCGGGCGTCCTTCCGGCAAAGCGGCGCCCGGCGATCAGCAACCGGATTGGGCCGCGCCGGAGGGCGCGGGACGCAAACCCGCTTCCCATCAGCCCCCGCCGGCCCGTCCGGCGGCCGCGCGCACGCCCGCGCGCCCGCTGCCCGCGCCCGCGCCTGCGCCTGCGCCGCGCAGCCATTGGGGAGGCCGCCGTGCCGCCGGGCCTCGCGGAGCAGCCGGGGACCGCGAGCGCGGCTCCCGCCGTCCTTCCCGAGTGTGGACGCCGCCGCGGCCCACCG ttgtaacaaatgtactaaTACAGGATGTTAA
- the CHAMP1 gene encoding chromosome alignment-maintaining phosphoprotein 1: MEVFQEIRKPPSRLECDHCSFRGADYENVQIHMGTAHPEFCDEMDAGGLGKMIFYQKSAKLFHCHKCFFTSKMYSNVYYHITSKHAGPEKWNEKPKNQLNKETDPGKSPPLSEHQKTPSNSELPKPIPALSIETQKLGPILSPESPKPTPLTSLEPQKPGAVVSPEPQTPSLPSPEPPKSSSVSSPELPKSVPVVSESQKPVRIPSPEPQKLAPISPEPVKASLTKPQKHSHFPETLGPPSGSSPESPVLAASPDPWGPSPTASPESRKQARTISPEPRKPSPSESPEPWKPFPAVSPEPRRPAPAVSPGSWKPGPPGSPRSWKSSPSASSGPWKPAKPAPSVSPGPWKPIPSISPGPWKPASSVSPASWKSSSVSPGSWKSPPGSPESWKSGPPELRKTAPTLSPEHWKAVPSVSPELRKAGPPLSPELRKPGPPLSPEIRSPAGSPELRKPSGSPELWKLSPDQRKTSPASLDFPESQKSSRGGSPDLWKSSFFIEPRKPSGPSESPKATSDIWKPVLSLDTEPRKPTLFSEPSKTAPPASPEPRKRALFPEPRKHTLFPELPKSALFSESQKGVELGDELQTDAIDDQKCDILVQEELLATPKKLLDSDTLFPSSKKLKRDNQENSDAELSSSEYIKADLDVLDSKGQESSSDQEQVDVESIDFSKENKMDMTSPEQSKNVLQFTEEKEAFISEEEIAKYMKRGKGKYYCKICCCRAMKKGAVLHHLVNKHNVHSPYKCTICGKAFLLESLLKNHVAAHGQSLLKCPRCNFESNFPRGFKKHLTHCQSRHNEEANKKLMEALEQPLEEQPI; the protein is encoded by the coding sequence atggaagtatTCCAGGAAATCCGTAAACCACCATCACGCTTGGAGTGCGACCACTGCAGTTTCCGAGGCGCAGATTATGAAAATGTGCAGATCCACATGGGCACCGCCCATCCAGAATTTTGTGATGAAATGGATGCTGGTGGGTTGGGTAAAATGATATTTTACCAGAAAAGTGCAAAGCTGTTCCACTGCCATAAGTGCTTCTTCACCAGCAAGATGTACTCCAATGTGTACTATCACATCACCTCTAAACATGCAGGCCCAGAGAAGTGGaatgagaaaccaaaaaatcagctaaacaaagaaacagatcCTGGGAAAAGCCCTCCTCTTTCGGAACACCAGAAAACACCCTCTAATTCAGAACTCCCAAAACCCATACCTGCCCTTTCCATAGAAACACAGAAACTTGGCCCAATTTTATCTCCAGAATCCCCAAAACCTACACCTCTCACTTCCCTGGAGCCTCAGAAGCCTGGCGCTGTTGTTTCTCCTGAGCCACAGacaccttctcttccttctcctgagcCTCCAAaatcttcctctgtttcttctcctgAACTTCCAAAATCAGTCCCTGTTGTTTCTGAGTCTCAGAAACCAGTCCGTATTCCTTCTCCAGAACCACAGAAACTTGCCCCTATATCTCCTGAGCCAGTAAAGGCCTCTCTTACTAAACCCCAGAAACACTCCCATTTCCCAGAAACACTGGGCCCACCTTCAGGCTCATCTCCAGAGTCACCAGTTTTGGCTGCTTCCCCTGACCCTTGGGGTCCATCCCCAACTGCATCTCCAGAGTCTCGGAAACAAGCCCGGACTATCTCCCCTGAGCCAAGGAAGCCATCCCCATCGGAGTCTCCGGAACCTTGGAAGCCATTCCCTGCTGTCTCTCCAGAACCCAGAAGACCAGCCCCAGCTGTGTCACCAGGTTCTTGGAAGCCAGGGCCACCTGGATCCCCAAGGTCTTGGAAATCCAGTCCTTCAGCATCATCAGGACCTTGGAAGCCAGCTAAACCTGCTCCATCTGTGTCTCCTGGTCCTTGGAAGCCGATTCCTTCTATCTCACCTGGACCATGGAAACCAGCTTCCTCTGTGTCCCCCGCATCCTGGAAGTCTTCGTCAGTCTCGCCGGGCTCCTGGAAGTCTCCCCCTGGGTCTCCTGAGTCGTGGAAATCTGGCCCTCCAGAACTCCGAAAAACAGCTCCCACCCTGTCACCTGAACATTGGAAGGCAGTTCCCTCGGTGTCCCCTGAGCTTCGCAAAGCAGGACCGCCCTTGTCTCCTGAGCTTCGCAAACCAGGCCCACCATTGTCCCCAGAGATCCGCAGTCCAGCGGGATCTCCAGAGCTCAGAAAGCCTTCAGGGTCTCCAGAGCTTTGGAAGCTTTCTCCTGATCAGCGAAAAACCTCCCCTGCTTCACTTGATTTTCCCGAGTCCCAGAAAAGTTCCCGTGGTGGTTCCCCTGACCTCTGGAAGTCTTCCTTCTTTATTGAACCTCGGAAACCTTCTGGACCATCTGAGTCCCCTAAGGCAACCTCCGATATATGGaaacctgttctctctcttgatACCGAACCTAGAAAACCCACCCTGTTTTCTGAGCCCAGCAAAACAGCCCCTCCAGCATCTCCTGAACCACGAAAACGTGCTCTTTTTCCCGAGCCCCGGAAACACACCCTTTTCCCTGAACTTCCCAAATCTGCTCTCTTCTCAGAATCTCAGAAGGGAGTGGAGCTTGGTGATGAACTACAGACGGATGCCATAGATGATCAAAAGTGTGATATTTTGGTTCAGGAAGAACTACTAGCTACACCTAAGAAACTCTTAGATTCTGACACCTTATTTCCTTCCTCAAAGAAGCTCAAGAGGGACAACCAAGAGAACTCAGATGCTGAGCTGAGCAGCAGTGAGTATATAAAAGCAGATTTAGATGTGCTAGACAGCAAGGGCCAAGAATCAAGCAGTGATCAAGAACAGGTTGATGTAGAATCTATTGATTTTAGTAAAGAGAACAAAATGGACATGACTAGTCCAGAGCAGTCCAAAAATGTCTTACAATTTACTGAAGAGAAAGAGGCTTTTATCTCTGAGGAAGAGATTGCAAAGTATATGAAGCGTGGAAAAGGAAAGTATTACTGCAAAATTTGTTGCTGTCGAGCTATGAAAAAAGGTGCAGTTTTGCACCATTTGGTTAATAAGCATAATGTTCATAGCCCTTACAAATGTACAATTTGTGGAAAGGCTTTCCTTTTGGAATCTCTCCTTAAAAATCATGTAGCAGCCCACgggcagagtttacttaaatGTCCACGTTGTAATTTTGAATCCAATTTCCCAAGAGGCTTTAAGAAACATTTAACTCACTGTCAAAGCCGGCATAATGAGGAGGCAAATAAAAAGCTGATGGAAGCCCTTGAACAGCCACTGGAGGAGCAGCCGATTTGA